The Streptomyces nigra genome includes the window GCCGACGAGGTCGAGCAGTTCCAGCGCCTTGCGGGAACGTTCCTTCCCGGACTTGCCGAGGATTTCGAGCGGCAGCTCGACGTTGTCCTGGACGGTCCGCGAGGACAGCAGGTTGAAGTGCTGGAAGACCATGCCGATCCGGCTGCGCGCCCGCCGCAGCTCCCGGCCGGCCCGGGGGCCGCGTCCGGCGAGGGCGGTGAGGTCCTGGCCGGCGACGGTCACGGTGCCGGAGGTGGGGCGTTCGAGCAGGTTGACGCAGCGGATGAGCGAGGACTTGCCGGCGCCGGACTGGCCGATGACGCCGTACACCTCGCCTTCGCGGACGTGGAGATCGACGCCGTCGAGGGCGGTGACCTCGCGGCCGCGCGAGCGGTAGACCTTGGTCAGGCCCGAAGTGGTGATCACTGGAGTTCCGTCACTGTCGAGTGCGCGGCGCGTCGTGGTCGCCGGGCACGGGGCATACGTGGTCGAAGGCAGCCGGGCGCGGCACGGTCCCGTGACAGGGGTGAACGCGGAGAACGTGTGCGCGGGGGCGTGGCTCAGTCCTGGAACCCGGGGCGGGCGGACCTGAGCGGGCTCGCTTCGGGGCGCGAGGCTCGGATGGTGCGGGGGCCCTCTAGAAGGCGCACATTCGACACATACAACGAGCACCGGGCGTCAGGGGCGCCTCGGTCGCGGAAATGCGGCTGCTCGTGGTGGTCATGCGATCAGTAAAGCAGACGTACGGTCCTTACCGGCCGCCGCTGTCCGCATGGTGGACAGCGGCGGACAGGGTCAGACGCGCGCGGAGATCTCCACGGCGCCGTCGCCGACCAGCGCGGACAAGGCCGAGAGGTCCTTCACCACGAGGTCGGCGTCGAGCTCGTGGGCCTGGTGGGTTGTGGTCAACGCCACGGTCGTCATCCCGGCGGCGCGGCCGGCCGCGAGACCCGCGGGGGCGTCCTCGAGGACGACGCAGCCGGCCGGGTCGACGCCCAGTTCCCGGGCGGCGAGCAGATAGGGCTCGGGGTCGGGCTTGCCGCGCGTGATGTCGTCGGCGGTCACCATCGTCTTGGGCAGGATGCCGACCGCGTCGAGCCGGGCCTCGGCGAGCCGTCGGGTGGCGGAGGTGACGACGGCCCAGCGGTCGGCGGGCAGCGCGTCGAGCAAGTCCCGGGTGCCGGGCAGCAGGTGGACGCCGTCGTTCGGGACGTCCTCGACCTCCAGCGCCTCGATCCGGGCGAGCGCCTCGGGGACGCGTGCGGCGGGCAGCAGGTCGGCGACTATCTCGACGGCCGGGCGGCCGTGCAGCTCGATCCTGCCGAACGCCTCCGTGACGCCGTACTCCGCGGCCCAGCGCGTCCAGCAGCGGTCCACGGAGGCGAGGGAGGAGACGAGGGTGCCGTCGTTGTCGAACAGGAGGGCCTGTGCACGGATCTTCATGCCCCCGACCCTACGACCGCTGTCCGGGGGCGGCCGCATCAGGCCTTTTGGCCCGTAATAGGCTCACCGGCATGTTCGCTGCCCTGATGCTGGTGACCGGTGTCGCCGCGCTGCTGCTCGCCGCGTGGTGCGGCTGGGCCGCCTCCCGTGACCAGCCGACGAAGGACTGGCACTTCATCGGCATGGCCGTCGTGACGGTGCTGGCGCTGGTGCAGCTGATCGCCGGGATCGTGCTGCTGGCGCGGGGCGAGGAGCCGGAGCAGGGCACGACGATCTTCGTGGCGTATCTGCTGGGCGCGTTCGCCTGTGTCCCGGCGGCGGGCTTCATGTCGCTGGCGGAGCGGTCCAAGTGGGGCTCGGTGACGGTCGCCGCGGGCGGGGTGGTGCTGGCCGTGCTGGAGGTGCGGCTCTATGACATCTGGGGAGGCTGAGATGGCCACGACCGAGGACGGGCCGGCACGGCTGATCAGCGGGCCCGGTGTGCTGCTGGTCTGGCTGTACGGCGTGATGGTCGTCGGGGCCGTGTCGCGCTCGGCGTACCAGATCGCGACGGACTTCGGCCGGGCCCCGCTCGCCTACACGCTGTCCGCGGTGGCCGGTGTGGTGTACGGCTTCATCACGTACACGCTGGTGCGCGGCGGGGAGCGGGCCCGCAGGGCGGCGCTGGTGTGCTGCGCCGCCGAGCTCGTGGGCGTCCTCGTCGTCGGCACCTGGACCCTGGCGGACCCGTCGGCCTTCCCCGACGCGACCGTGTGGTCCGACTACGGCATGGGCTATCTCTTCATCCCGGTCCTGCTGCCGCTGTCGGCCCTGTACTGGCTGCGCCGGGCCCGCGCCGTCACGCCGTCGTGACGTAGGCGCCCGCCTCCTTCTCCAGGACGATCATCGGGACGCCGTCCGCGCCCTGCGAGGTGCCGACCCGCTCGTAGCCGACCTTGCGGTAGAGGCGGAGGTTGCCCTCGCTGCGGTGGCCGGCCTCCAGGCGGAAGCGCTTGGCGCCGCGCTGTTCGGTCAGGGCGGCCTCGGCCGCGCGCAGCAGCCGGGCGCCGATGCCGTGGCCCTGGAGGCGGGGGTGGACGCAGAGCTTGCCGATGGCGGCGGCGCCGTCCTCGGTGACATGGCCGCGGACCGAGCCGACGACCTCCTCGCCGAGCCGGGCCACGAACACGCAGTCCGCGTCGACCTCGGCCCGGACCGAGTCCAGGCTCTGGACCAGCGGGGCGATGCGGTAGTTGCCGTACAGCGCGGCTTCGCTCTGGAAGCACAGGTACTGCAGCCTGAAGATCTGCTCCGCGTCCTGCTCGGTCGCCGCAGAGATGGTCACGCTCATGCCCATGTGCGCACGCCTCCCGCTCACCTGATCACCGGTAGTCCTCACTCCTATCCCCGCGCACTGCGGGCCGCAACCTCCGGCGTCAGCAATCGGCGCAGACATCCCAGGCATCTGGAACGTTCCGGGCCGAGACTGCCCTGTGAGATACCCAACTCCCCCGCGATCTCGCGGTAGGTCGGGTCGTCCGGGGACAGCAGCGCCTCCAGCAGCCGGGGGCAGCGGCCGGGCAGCCGGCGGACCGCGTCGCGCAGGGCACGGCGGCGCGCGGCGGCCAGTGCGAGGCCCTCCGGGTCGTGCCGCTCGGTGTCCGCGGCGGGCTCGCGCTCGTAGGGCCGTTCGCGCCGGGCCGTACGGCGGCTGCGGCGGGACTCGGAGCGGACGGCGCGGCGCAGCCAGGCGTGCGGGTCGGCGGGCGGGCCGTCCGCGTCGAGGTGTTCCAGGAGGCGCAGCCAGACCGCCTGTTCCAGGTCGGCCGGCTCGTCTCCGGAGGCCGCCGCCTCCGCCCGGGCCTCGGCGGCGAGCAGCGGGCTCAGGGTGGTCACCAGGTCGTCCCTCATGTGCGGCAGGACGGGGCCGCCCGGGCGCGGGGTTGCCCGGACGGCCGGAGGTCACCCCAACCGGGGCTCATGCGTCAGTGGTTGACGATGCGGTTCGCGAAGTCCTGGCGGGCCAGCAGGCCGGTGTCGGGGTTGTCGGTGAAGACTCCGTCGATACCGGTGGCGAAGTAGGTGCGGTAGGCGCCGAAGACGTCGCCGTAGGCGTCCGGGTCGGTGCCCTTGCGGAAGTCCGCGGGCAGGAACGGGTTCTCGTTGCGCATCGTGTAGGGGTGCAGGAGCAGGCCCACCTTGTGCGCGTCCCGCACCAGCGTGGTGGGCTCGGTGAGCCTGCCGGCCGCGTCCTTGGGGATGACCAGGTCCAGGGTGGGGCCGATGCCCTGTGCGTAGGAGGCGATCTCCCGCAGTCCGGCCGGGGTGATCAGGTCGGCGACGGTGCGCGGGTCCCCCGTCGTCTCGAAGTCCCAGGGGCGGCTGTCCGCGCCGGAGAGCAGGACGACGAGCGGGTTGTCGACGAGCCGGTTCATGCGCTGGACGCTGGTGGGCTCGAACGACTGGAGGACGACGGGCGAGTCCCGCCGGTCCTTGCGGTGCTTGCGCAGCACCTTGGCGACCCGCTCCTCCAGGCCGAGGCCCTGCTCACGGAAGTAGGTGGGGTGCTTGAGCTCGGGGTAGATCCAGACCTGCTTCCCGCGACGGCGGGTCTGCTCGTCCTGCCAGTCGAGGACCTCCTCGAAGGTGGGGATCTCCCAGCGGCCGTCGTAGAGGGTGTTGTGCGGGCGGTTGGCCGGGATGCGCTCGGTCGCGCGCAGCGTCTTCAGCTCGGCCAGCGTGAAGTCCTCGGTGAACCAGCCGGTCGTGGCGACCCCGTCCAGCGACTTGGTCCTTCTCCGGCCGGCGAACTCGGGACGGCTCGCGACGTCGGTCGTACCGCCGATCTCCGGTTCGTGCCGGCAGACGAGATGCCCGTCCCGGGTGGGGACGAGGTCGCCGGCCTCGACGATGTCGGCCCCCATGTCGAGGGCCAGCTGGTAGGAGCCGAGGGTGTGCTCGGGCCGGTAGCCGCTGGCGCCGCGGTGCCCGATGATCGTCGGCTTGGGCAGGCTCTTCAGTCCGCCGCCGTGCCCGCCGCTCCCCTGTGCGGCGCCCCCGAGCCCGCCGCCGGCGGCGGCCGCCTGGCCGGAGAGCCCGAGGACGCCTCCCGCCCCGAGTACGGCCGCGCCGAGAAGAGTCCGCCGTCGGGTGGTGGCGGTCTGCTCGTTGTCCTGGGTTCCCATGAGCGCCCTTCCTGCCTCGTTGCGTCGGTGCGCGCCGATCGTAGGTGCGCGTGCATGACAGATGGGAGACCCAGGGCCGAACACGCGGGTGACACGGGATGGCGTATGGGGGTGGGGTGGTGACGGACCGTCGGACACGCCACTGACATCTCTCGGCTTCCCCACGGGTTCGCCACGCCCGAGCGGGGGAACCCGGGGCGCGTCGGCCGAGCGACGTCCGTCACACCGTTGCGGACACGTTTCGAGCCGACCACAAGGCGTCACCGCAGGTAAACGCACGTCAACGGCGAGTAAGACCTCGGTGAAGTCGGCGTACCCGATGTGCGGGATCGCGGGGACCGCGAGTATCGTCCTCACCTGCACAGACAGAGATGAATCCCTTGACACCGGAGGGCCCGTTGTCCCGCTTCGCGCTCATCAAGGCAGTGCTCGGACCGATCATGCGCCTGATGTTCCGCCCACAGGTGGAGGGCGCGGAGCACATCCCCGGCGACGGTCCGGTCATCCTGGCCGGCAACCACCTGACGTTCATCGACTCGATGATCCTTCCGCTGGTCTGCGACCGGCAGGTCCTCTTCATCGGCAAGGACGAGTACGTCACCGGCAAGGGCCTCAAGGGCCGCCTCATGGCCTGGTTCTTCACCGGCGTCGGCATGATCCCGGTGGACCGGGACGGCGGGCGGGGCGGCGTGGCCGCGCTGATGACCGGACGCCGGATCCTGGAGGAGGGTAAGGTCTTCGGCATCTACCCGGAGGGCACCCGCTCCCCCGACGGCCGCCTTTACCGGGGCCGTACCGGCATCGCCCGTCTGACGCTGATGACGGGCGCGCCGGTCGTGCCGTTCGCCATGGTCGGCACGGACAAGCTCCAGCCGGGCGGCGCCGGGATGCCCCGCCCGGGCAAGGTGACCGTGCGCTTCGGCGAGGCGATGGAGTTCTCCCGCTACGAGGGCATGGACCGCGACCGCTATGTGCTGCGGGCGGTGACCGACTCCGTGATGGCCGAGGTCATGCGGCTGTCCGGGCAGGAGTACGTGGACATGTACGCCAGCAAGGCCAAGGAAGCCGCGTAACCCCGCCCCACCGCCGGGGCCGTCCTCACCGGGACGGCGAGTCGTCCAGTCGCTGACCGCGCAGCAGGAACCACGCCGCCACCGCCGCCGCCAGGAGCACCGCCGCTCCGGCGCCCGCCGCGAGCGCGAGGCCATCCACGAAGGCCGTACGGGCCGCGTCCAGCATCGCCTCGGACGTAGGGGCGGGCAGACCCGCCGCCGCCTCGACCGCTCCGCCCAGGGACTCGTGCGCCTCGGCCGGGGTACCGGCCGGGCCGGTGAAGTCCCGGTAGACGCCGGTGACGATCGAGCCGAGCACCGCGATGCCCAGGGCCGCGCCGAGTTCGTACGCCGTCTCCGACACCGCGGACGCGGCGCCCGCCTGTTCCTTCGGTACGGAGGACAGGATGACGTCGGACGTCACGGTGAAGGAGAAGCCCGCGCCGACGCCGACCACGAGGAGGGCCGCGCCCAGCAGGGGGTAGCCCGTGGTCCGGTCGACCACCGTGAGCACGGCGAGCGCGACGCCGATCGCGGCGAGACCGGCCGAGACGACCGCCCGTACCGAGAACCGCCGGGCCGCACGGCCCGCGATCAGACCGGCCACCACCGCGCCGATCGCGGCGGGCAGTTCGGCCAGACCCGCTTCGAGCGGTCCCCTGCCCTGCACCAGTTGCAGGAACTGCGACAGGAAGAACACCAGCCCGGACAGGCCGAGGATGGTGAGCAGGTCGGCCAGGACCGCGCCGCTGAAGCCCCGGTGCCGGAACAGCCGCATGTCGAGCAGCGGCGCCGGCAGGGTGAGCTGGCGCCGGACGAAGCCGTACAGCGCGGCCACTCCCACGAGGCCCGCGGCGGGCGTGACACAGGTGAAGCCGTGCGCGGCGGCCTCCTTGACGGCGTAGACGACTCCGATCATGCCGAGCAGCGACAGCAGGACGCTGGGCAGGTCCCAGGGACCCGGCGCCGGGTTGCGCGACTCCGGCAGCATCCGGGCGCCGACGAGGACCAGGACCGCCATCACGGGCAGGTTGATCAGAAAGACCGAGCCCCACCAGAAGTGCTCGAGCAGGAATCCGCCGGCGATCGGGCCGACGGCGGTGCCCGCGGACGCCGTGGCGCCCCAGATGCCGATCGCGAGGCTGCGCTCGCGCGGGTCGTGGAAGAGGTTGCGGATCAGGGCGAGGGTCGCGGGCATCAGCGTGGCGCCCGCGACGCCGAGCAGCGCCCGGGCGGCGATCAGCATCTCCGGGCTCGTGGCGTAGGCGTTCAGGACGGACAGCACGCCGAACGCCGTGGCGCCGACGAGCAGGATCCGCTTGCGGCCGATGCGGTCGCCGAGGCTGCCCATGGACACGAGCAGGCCCGCGATCACGAACGAGTAGACGTCGCCTATCCACAGGAGCTGGGTGCCGGAGGGCTGGAGGTCCTCGCTGATGTAGGGGGTCGCGAGACCGAGGACGGTCGCGTCGACGGCCACCAGCAGCACGGCGAGGACGAGGACGGACAGCGCGAGCCAACGGCCCGGGCGCGCGGTCACCGCCTCGGTCGTCTCCGCCGGCCGCAGGGTGCTGGTCATGATTCCTCTCTCCTGAGTGCGCCGCCGAGCAGCAGCCCGACGATCATGTGGTGGAAGTCCCGGGGGGCTCCCTTGCCGCTCTGCACCATCCAGGCGCCGGAGGCCATGAGGCCGAACAGCGCCTCGGTGAGCCAGGCCGGGGTCAGGTCGATACGGAACTCCCCGGCGAGCTGTCCGCGCCGGAACAGGGCGGCGATACGGTCGTCGATCGCCGTCCAGCCGGGGTTGATCCGCTCGCCCTCGTAGAGCTGGTTCTCCGTGTAGAGGAAGGCGAGGAGTCCCGCGGCGGGCTCGACGGCGCGCACGAGCCGGCGTACGGCGTCGGCGGCGGAGCCGCTGTCGAGGTCGGCCACGTCCAGCGCGGCCTCGCACTCGGCGATGCCCAGGGACTCCAGGGCGCGCACGAGCGCGTCGCGGCCCGCGAACTGCCGGTGCAGGGTGGCGCGGCTGATCCCGGCGGCCTTGGCGACCTCGTCCATGGTCGCGGTGGCCTTGCGGGTCAGCAGGGCCGCGGCACTGCGCAGCACGTGTTCACGATCGACAGCCATGACACGAGATTAACCCATGTGAGACAGAGATGTCTCATCCGGGGCATGCGGCACTCATCACGGGCCGATCGGCGAAAAGAAGAAATCAGTGCCAGGGCAGGCGGCCGCGTGTCTCCCAGTACGCGCCCGGCTCCTCCGCGAGGGCCGCGAGCCGGGCGACCCGGTTCTCGTCCAGGTCCACCACGGCGGCGTGCAGGTTGGACGCCAGCTGTGCGGTGGTCGCCGCGCCGGAGAGGACGACCCCGGCCCAGGGCTCGCGCAGGACGAACGCCAGGGCCACCGCGTCGCACCCCTGCTCCGTCTCGGCGGCCACGGCCCGCAGCGTCTCGGGGGCCTCCGGGCCGGCGAGCCGCCCGTTGGCCATACCCTCCTTGACGACCACCGTGAGCCCGGCGTCGTGCGCCTCGGCGAGAGCGGGGCCCGCCGAGGTCTCCAGGACGTTGTACGTCGACTGGACGGTACGGAAGAGGGGTTCGCCGTCGACCGTCACGGCGAGGGCGGCGCGCACGGCGTCCGCCTGGGCCGGGCCGCTGGTGGAGAACCCGATGGTCACGCCCTGGGCTGCGGCCTCCGCGAGCCGCGCGTGCAGCTCCTTGTC containing:
- a CDS encoding glycerophosphodiester phosphodiesterase, yielding MGTQDNEQTATTRRRTLLGAAVLGAGGVLGLSGQAAAAGGGLGGAAQGSGGHGGGLKSLPKPTIIGHRGASGYRPEHTLGSYQLALDMGADIVEAGDLVPTRDGHLVCRHEPEIGGTTDVASRPEFAGRRRTKSLDGVATTGWFTEDFTLAELKTLRATERIPANRPHNTLYDGRWEIPTFEEVLDWQDEQTRRRGKQVWIYPELKHPTYFREQGLGLEERVAKVLRKHRKDRRDSPVVLQSFEPTSVQRMNRLVDNPLVVLLSGADSRPWDFETTGDPRTVADLITPAGLREIASYAQGIGPTLDLVIPKDAAGRLTEPTTLVRDAHKVGLLLHPYTMRNENPFLPADFRKGTDPDAYGDVFGAYRTYFATGIDGVFTDNPDTGLLARQDFANRIVNH
- a CDS encoding aldo/keto reductase translates to MPFARLATATTPTCHIGLGLAAVGRPGYINLGRDEDLGADRSVEALRTRTHELLDAAYAQGVRYFDAARSYGRSEEFLAGWLAARPDVDDVVVGSKWGYTYTADWTTDAEKHEVKDHSLATYERQRAETAALLGDRLDLYQIHSVTPDSPALTDKELHARLAEAAAQGVTIGFSTSGPAQADAVRAALAVTVDGEPLFRTVQSTYNVLETSAGPALAEAHDAGLTVVVKEGMANGRLAGPEAPETLRAVAAETEQGCDAVALAFVLREPWAGVVLSGAATTAQLASNLHAAVVDLDENRVARLAALAEEPGAYWETRGRLPWH
- a CDS encoding HAD-IA family hydrolase, giving the protein MKIRAQALLFDNDGTLVSSLASVDRCWTRWAAEYGVTEAFGRIELHGRPAVEIVADLLPAARVPEALARIEALEVEDVPNDGVHLLPGTRDLLDALPADRWAVVTSATRRLAEARLDAVGILPKTMVTADDITRGKPDPEPYLLAARELGVDPAGCVVLEDAPAGLAAGRAAGMTTVALTTTHQAHELDADLVVKDLSALSALVGDGAVEISARV
- a CDS encoding GNAT family N-acetyltransferase, with the protein product MGMSVTISAATEQDAEQIFRLQYLCFQSEAALYGNYRIAPLVQSLDSVRAEVDADCVFVARLGEEVVGSVRGHVTEDGAAAIGKLCVHPRLQGHGIGARLLRAAEAALTEQRGAKRFRLEAGHRSEGNLRLYRKVGYERVGTSQGADGVPMIVLEKEAGAYVTTA
- a CDS encoding sigma-70 family RNA polymerase sigma factor → MRDDLVTTLSPLLAAEARAEAAASGDEPADLEQAVWLRLLEHLDADGPPADPHAWLRRAVRSESRRSRRTARRERPYEREPAADTERHDPEGLALAAARRRALRDAVRRLPGRCPRLLEALLSPDDPTYREIAGELGISQGSLGPERSRCLGCLRRLLTPEVAARSARG
- a CDS encoding TetR/AcrR family transcriptional regulator, whose amino-acid sequence is MAVDREHVLRSAAALLTRKATATMDEVAKAAGISRATLHRQFAGRDALVRALESLGIAECEAALDVADLDSGSAADAVRRLVRAVEPAAGLLAFLYTENQLYEGERINPGWTAIDDRIAALFRRGQLAGEFRIDLTPAWLTEALFGLMASGAWMVQSGKGAPRDFHHMIVGLLLGGALRREES
- a CDS encoding lysophospholipid acyltransferase family protein, which translates into the protein MSRFALIKAVLGPIMRLMFRPQVEGAEHIPGDGPVILAGNHLTFIDSMILPLVCDRQVLFIGKDEYVTGKGLKGRLMAWFFTGVGMIPVDRDGGRGGVAALMTGRRILEEGKVFGIYPEGTRSPDGRLYRGRTGIARLTLMTGAPVVPFAMVGTDKLQPGGAGMPRPGKVTVRFGEAMEFSRYEGMDRDRYVLRAVTDSVMAEVMRLSGQEYVDMYASKAKEAA
- a CDS encoding MFS transporter, translating into MTSTLRPAETTEAVTARPGRWLALSVLVLAVLLVAVDATVLGLATPYISEDLQPSGTQLLWIGDVYSFVIAGLLVSMGSLGDRIGRKRILLVGATAFGVLSVLNAYATSPEMLIAARALLGVAGATLMPATLALIRNLFHDPRERSLAIGIWGATASAGTAVGPIAGGFLLEHFWWGSVFLINLPVMAVLVLVGARMLPESRNPAPGPWDLPSVLLSLLGMIGVVYAVKEAAAHGFTCVTPAAGLVGVAALYGFVRRQLTLPAPLLDMRLFRHRGFSGAVLADLLTILGLSGLVFFLSQFLQLVQGRGPLEAGLAELPAAIGAVVAGLIAGRAARRFSVRAVVSAGLAAIGVALAVLTVVDRTTGYPLLGAALLVVGVGAGFSFTVTSDVILSSVPKEQAGAASAVSETAYELGAALGIAVLGSIVTGVYRDFTGPAGTPAEAHESLGGAVEAAAGLPAPTSEAMLDAARTAFVDGLALAAGAGAAVLLAAAVAAWFLLRGQRLDDSPSR